TCAGGTACTGGGGGCATCAAAAACGATCTTCCTGCGTGTATCCAGAATTATCGAGTTTAGCTCAGTGGACATGACTAACGTTAATTTTTACGGGAATTATTATGCGGATGCACCAGTTGATCTCCCGAATTATACCTATGAAATAAAATGCTACATCAACGGATGGCATGCGGGTAGTGAGCCGATAAGCAGGTTGTCGAATTTTGGTCCCAAAGATGAATCTATTACAAACCTGCTTCGCTTTGGTGAAAATGGACTGGATATAAACTCGCTTCAATGGGTGACGCCGGCTGGTGCCCTGGTTTCAACTACCAGGTTTAATACGGGGCAATGGTATACTATCTCCGTCACTTTCGATGGCAATCATTATTACATGTATGTGAATGGTGTGAAGGATGCTGAACTGACAGGAACAAGTGGTACTTCATTCCAGCGTCTGGAGTTAGGCATGTCTTATTATGATAGCGGAACACCATCTTCTTCATACCCTTATAAACAACGTTTCCTGGGACGGATTGCAGAAGTCCGGCTTTGGAAAAAGGCACTTACAGCCAGCGAAATAGCAGTGGGCTTATGTGGTGTAGACCCTGGAGCTACAGATCTGGTAGCTTATTGGAAGTTTAATGAAGGACAGGGATTTGTGTTTAACGATGCCACAGGGCATGGGTATAATATGGATTGGAGCAAGGTATGGCAAAATGAGATTCAATATAATAAAAGCAGTTATGTGAACTGGCTCTATGACGACAATAATAAATGTAGCCAATAAAAACTACGAAAATGAAAATGTTTGCAATTTCAAAATATATAGCATTTTGTTTTGCTGCAGCTGGTGTTTTCATATTCCAGTCATGCAGCAAAGACAAAATATATGATGTAACAGGATCGGCTGAAAATATGGTGTATATGAATGTACATTCATGGAGCCCGATCAATATGCCTGAAAACAGCTTTCAATTCAATGTTACCCAAACCGGGCAAAAAAGTATTATTTCGGATGTAAGCAGTATAACTGCGAAGTTTGCTGCACAGTGTACACTGGAAGCTACCACAGACATTCAGGTGAAATTTGAAATAGATACCTCTCTGATTTCAGCTGGCTACAAAGGTCTTCCGGACGGTGTTACATTAAAC
This Chitinophaga sancti DNA region includes the following protein-coding sequences:
- a CDS encoding DUF1735 and LamG domain-containing protein, with amino-acid sequence MSIQKYIKLIIPILGSIFLLCGCTPDHFDYNKEVILVTGTESNPLVKFTVEDTPASYVVTASATGKVTKDVTVNFEIDTALVSTYNKANKTSYYAIPASSVTMDTTKATIHAGTASSTGVTVRVVSTEDFVDGRAYMIPVTIRTVSGADIQVLGASKTIFLRVSRIIEFSSVDMTNVNFYGNYYADAPVDLPNYTYEIKCYINGWHAGSEPISRLSNFGPKDESITNLLRFGENGLDINSLQWVTPAGALVSTTRFNTGQWYTISVTFDGNHYYMYVNGVKDAELTGTSGTSFQRLELGMSYYDSGTPSSSYPYKQRFLGRIAEVRLWKKALTASEIAVGLCGVDPGATDLVAYWKFNEGQGFVFNDATGHGYNMDWSKVWQNEIQYNKSSYVNWLYDDNNKCSQ